A single window of Undibacterium sp. 5I1 DNA harbors:
- a CDS encoding MFS transporter has product MSQQSQFALLTQRRFAPFFWTQFLGAFNDNVFKTALLTILTYDALSWTKLDIGLLNNLIPGLFILPFVLFSATSGQLADKFEKAGLARKVKLLEIVIMCIAATGWMTHTLWLLIAAVAGMGIHSTLFGPVKYAYLPQHLKSEELVGGNGVIEMGTFVGILLGEVLGAMLVVHKPWGIELVAGGTIVIAIIGWLTSLRIPNSPAPEPELKINWNAATETVRNIRFTKQNRPVFLSLLGNSWFWFYGAIILAQFPLYAKDYLHGDHSVFVLLLTIFSFGIGAGSLLCERLSGHKVEIGLVPFGAIGLSVFGFDLYLSSVAYTHALTAINAGAVAPTIDAMGFFHQVGSLRIVFDIVMIGLFGGLYIVPLFALIQTRCDPKHLSRTIAGMNIMNALFMVVAALSATLMLSRGFTIPQIFMATAILNAVVALYIFSLVPEFLMRFIAWLLIHTIHRVKGVNTNRIQVEGAAVLVCNHVSYMDAIVIMASSPRPIRFVMDHRIFKIPFLSWVFKTAKAIPIAPAKEDPWLMEKAYIDIAKALHEGELVCIFPEGKLTTTGDMNEFKGGIMKILERSPVPVFPMALRGLWGSFLSRDKGNPFERSFSRGPFSHLELAVGEALQASEVTPQLLQDKVQSLRGEWR; this is encoded by the coding sequence ATGAGCCAACAAAGCCAGTTTGCCCTGCTCACGCAGCGTCGTTTTGCCCCATTCTTCTGGACGCAATTCCTGGGTGCATTCAATGACAACGTCTTTAAAACCGCCTTGCTGACGATACTGACGTACGACGCTTTGTCTTGGACTAAGCTCGATATCGGCTTGTTGAATAATTTGATCCCGGGACTGTTTATTTTACCGTTTGTCTTGTTTTCAGCAACATCTGGCCAGTTAGCAGATAAATTTGAAAAAGCGGGATTAGCCCGCAAAGTCAAATTGCTAGAAATTGTAATCATGTGTATTGCAGCAACGGGCTGGATGACGCATACCTTGTGGTTATTAATAGCCGCTGTTGCCGGTATGGGAATTCACTCAACCCTTTTCGGTCCGGTGAAATATGCGTACTTGCCACAGCACCTTAAATCCGAGGAACTGGTCGGTGGTAATGGTGTGATTGAGATGGGTACGTTTGTCGGTATTTTATTGGGCGAAGTTCTTGGTGCGATGCTGGTCGTACATAAACCTTGGGGAATAGAACTAGTTGCTGGCGGTACCATCGTGATCGCCATCATTGGTTGGCTGACTAGTCTGCGGATTCCTAATTCCCCAGCGCCGGAGCCTGAGTTAAAAATCAATTGGAATGCTGCAACAGAGACTGTCCGTAATATCCGGTTTACCAAGCAGAATCGCCCCGTATTTTTATCGTTGCTGGGTAATTCTTGGTTTTGGTTTTATGGCGCCATAATTTTGGCGCAGTTCCCTTTGTATGCCAAAGATTATTTGCATGGCGATCATAGCGTATTCGTTTTACTACTAACTATTTTCTCATTTGGAATTGGTGCCGGCTCGCTTTTATGTGAACGTTTGTCTGGTCATAAAGTGGAGATTGGCTTGGTGCCGTTTGGTGCAATTGGCTTATCTGTATTTGGCTTTGATTTGTATTTGTCTAGCGTCGCTTATACACACGCCTTGACTGCAATTAATGCAGGTGCTGTGGCACCGACAATTGACGCAATGGGATTTTTTCATCAAGTTGGAAGCTTGCGTATCGTATTTGATATCGTGATGATCGGCTTGTTCGGTGGTCTATACATCGTGCCATTATTCGCGCTGATACAAACCCGATGCGATCCAAAACATTTATCCCGTACCATCGCAGGTATGAATATCATGAATGCTTTGTTCATGGTGGTGGCCGCATTGAGTGCGACTTTAATGCTGAGTCGGGGATTTACTATCCCACAAATTTTTATGGCAACCGCGATTTTGAATGCGGTTGTAGCCTTGTATATTTTTAGTTTAGTACCAGAATTTTTAATGCGATTTATCGCATGGTTACTAATCCACACTATTCACCGCGTTAAGGGAGTAAATACTAATCGTATTCAGGTTGAGGGCGCAGCAGTTTTAGTTTGTAATCATGTTAGTTATATGGATGCCATCGTGATTATGGCCTCCAGCCCGCGACCGATTCGTTTTGTCATGGATCACCGGATTTTCAAGATTCCATTTTTGTCCTGGGTTTTTAAAACGGCAAAAGCTATTCCTATTGCACCTGCTAAAGAAGATCCATGGCTCATGGAGAAAGCTTATATTGATATCGCTAAAGCCTTGCATGAAGGTGAACTGGTTTGTATTTTCCCAGAAGGTAAATTGACGACCACTGGTGATATGAATGAGTTTAAGGGCGGTATTATGAAAATACTAGAACGCTCTCCAGTGCCTGTATTCCCAATGGCGCTGCGTGGTCTCTGGGGTAGCTTTTTGTCGAGAGATAAAGGCAACCCGTTTGAGCGTTCTTTCAGCCGCGGACCTTTCTCACATCTGGAACTTGCAGTGGGTGAGGCTTTACAAGCGTCAGAAGTAACACCACAATTATTGCAAGATAAAGTGCAATCTTTACGCGGTGAATGGAGATAA